A part of Aegilops tauschii subsp. strangulata cultivar AL8/78 chromosome 2, Aet v6.0, whole genome shotgun sequence genomic DNA contains:
- the LOC109756684 gene encoding oligouridylate-binding protein 1 codes for MLPQQSQAAAMMQQAAAMQSMYAMPPPPHHHHLLGAAPPQQIEPILTGNLPPGFDTSTCRSVYVGNIHVQVTEALLREVFQSAGSVDGCKLIRKEKSSYGFVDYYERGSAALAILTLNRKQIFGQPIRVNWAYASGQREDTTDHFHIFVGDLSPEVTDSALFAFFSAYSPNCSDARVMWDQKTGRSRGYGFVSFRNQQDAQSAINDLNGQWLGNRQIRCNWATKGANSGEDQLTSDSKSIADVNNNFTENAKQKSNEDAPENNPLYRTVYVGNLAHEVTQDVLHRFFHALGAGAIEEVRVQHGKGFGFVKYSNHAETALAIQTGNGRILGGKPVKCSWGNKPTPPGTTSAPLPPPAAPGHPAAADLMAYQRAIAMSKMASTQALMQAQHLRQAAMGMGVGASQAMYDGTFQNVGASQQQQQQLMYY; via the exons ATAGAGCCAATTCTTACTGGAAATCTGCCACCTGGTTTTGATACAAGTACATGCCGCAGTGT ATATGTCGGCAATATTCATGTTCAAGTGACCGAGGCACTTCTCCGGGAGGTTTTCCAGAGTGCTGGTTCAGTTGACGGATGCAAGCTTATAAGAAAAGAGAAG TCCTCGTATGGTTTTGTTGACTACTACGAACGCGGATCAGCTGCCCTAGCAATTTTGACACTTAACAGGAAGCAAAT TTTTGGGCAGCCTATCAGAGTTAATTGGGCATATGCTAGTGGTCAGAGGGAGGATACAACAG ACCATTTCCATATATTTGTTGGTGATCTTAGCCCTGAGGTCACGGATTCTGCATTATttgcattcttctcagcatattctCCCAACTGCTC TGATGCTCGAGTAATGTGGGACCAAAAGACGGGAAGATCAAGAGGTTATGGCTTTGTTTCCTTCAGGAATCAACAG GATGCACAGAGTGCCATAAATGACTTAAATG GTCAATGGCTTGGGAATCGGCAGATTCGTTGCAACTGGGCAACAAAAGGTGCCAACAGTGGCGAGGACCAGCTAACATCTGATTCGAAAAGTATAGCTGATGTAAATAACAATTTCACAG AAAATGCAAAGCAGAAATCAAATGAAGATGCTCCTGAAAATAATCCACTGTACAGAACTGTTTATGTTGGGAACCTTGCTCACGAG GTTACTCAAGACGTGCTTCATCGTTTCTTCCATGCACTTGGTGCTGGAGCCATCGAGGAGGTCCGTGTCCAGCACGGCAAAGGCTTTGGTTTTGTCAAGTACAGCAACCATGCCGAAACTGCCCTTGCAATTCAGACGGGTAATGGTCGTATTTTGGGTGGTAAACCAGTCAAG TGTTCCTGGGGCAACAAACCTACACCCCCTGGTACCACCTCTGCGCCTCTGCCCCCTCCTGCTGCTCCTGGCCACCCTGCTGCCGCCGACCTCATGGCGTATCAACGTGCTATTGCGATGAGCAAGATGGCTTCGACCCAGGCATTGATGCAGGCTCAGCATCTCAGGCAAGCAGCCATGGGGATGGGTGTAGGTGCGAGTCAGGCAATGTACGATGGTACTTTCCAGAACGTCGGTGCctcacagcagcagcagcagcagctcatgtACTATTAA